A single region of the Argonema galeatum A003/A1 genome encodes:
- a CDS encoding RNA-guided endonuclease InsQ/TnpB family protein: MLTLTYEYKIEPTKSQVVAIEHYLNVCRKVWNYVLRERKDWLNSRKSNVNACSLVSEYIIPADEPYPNYVKQAKSLTETRKANLELKSVNAQVLQQVLRKLEAAFLDMSRKGMGFPRFKKHGRMRSFVFPQFKTNPVKGDLVKLPELGWIKLRLSRPIPDGFTLKQVRIVKKASGYFAMLSLQCDVKVPDAMPHGHPVGIDLGLEKFLATSDGELIARPRFFNSLHCQLKLLQRRLRNKRKGSNNWRKLNIKIARLHQRIHDTRKDFHFKLAHHLVQAAGMVFVEDLNFKAWAKGMLGKHSLDAGFGQFINILQWVCWKEQVYFAKVNANYTSQQCPQCGTYTGKKDLSQRFHHCTECGYKTDRDVAAAQIVMIRGVGAAGQAVPEIAWGDVLPGVIDLGKCPGTRKSKKQFLESLTRAQAG, from the coding sequence GTGCTGACATTAACTTACGAGTACAAAATTGAGCCAACAAAAAGCCAAGTAGTAGCCATTGAGCATTACTTGAACGTTTGTCGTAAGGTCTGGAATTATGTCCTACGTGAGCGTAAAGACTGGCTCAACTCTCGCAAGTCAAATGTCAATGCTTGTTCACTTGTTTCTGAGTATATAATTCCTGCTGATGAACCTTACCCAAATTATGTAAAGCAGGCCAAATCTTTAACTGAAACAAGGAAAGCTAATCTAGAACTTAAATCAGTAAATGCCCAAGTCTTACAACAAGTTTTGAGAAAACTTGAGGCAGCGTTCCTTGATATGAGCCGTAAAGGGATGGGTTTTCCTAGATTCAAGAAACATGGGAGAATGCGTTCTTTTGTGTTTCCTCAGTTCAAGACTAATCCCGTTAAAGGGGATTTGGTTAAGCTGCCTGAGTTGGGCTGGATAAAATTGAGGTTGTCTCGCCCGATTCCCGATGGTTTTACACTCAAGCAGGTTCGTATAGTTAAGAAGGCATCTGGATATTTCGCCATGCTGTCATTACAGTGTGACGTAAAAGTGCCAGATGCGATGCCTCACGGTCATCCCGTTGGGATTGACTTAGGGTTAGAGAAGTTTTTGGCAACTTCGGATGGAGAGTTAATCGCTAGACCCCGATTTTTTAACTCGTTGCACTGTCAGCTTAAATTGCTACAACGCAGATTGAGAAACAAGAGGAAAGGTTCTAATAACTGGCGTAAGCTCAACATTAAGATTGCTAGATTACACCAAAGAATTCATGACACTAGGAAGGACTTTCACTTTAAATTAGCTCATCACCTAGTCCAAGCGGCTGGAATGGTTTTCGTTGAAGACCTTAATTTCAAAGCATGGGCAAAAGGGATGTTAGGTAAACACAGTCTAGATGCTGGCTTTGGACAGTTCATCAATATCTTACAATGGGTGTGCTGGAAGGAGCAGGTTTACTTCGCTAAGGTAAACGCTAACTACACATCTCAACAGTGTCCTCAATGCGGAACTTACACTGGTAAAAAAGATTTATCTCAAAGGTTTCATCATTGCACTGAATGTGGATACAAGACCGACAGAGATGTTGCTGCGGCACAAATTGTCATGATTCGCGGTGTTGGGGCTGCTGGGCAAGCAGTGCCAGAAATAGCCTGGGGAGACGTACTGCCGGGGGTCATCGATCTAGGCAAGTGTCCTGGAACCAGGAAATCTAAGAAGCAATTCTTAGAATCCCTAACTAGAGCGCAAGCAGGTTAG
- a CDS encoding late competence development ComFB family protein has protein sequence MSIEKIVEQALQDGYLTPAMEAEVARICDTAAELSIEEYMALDRLMGSLLTGEVVAVPRKQFINVMEELVLSEAIARAAQIEATSDRVLDVGDIAAYALNRLPPLYATTEEGANYQRQRAKEELHDLISRQVSEAIARNLEQPELDPTRQALGESTGRDVLKRVSTLLEAYAPGYEQKP, from the coding sequence ATGAGTATCGAAAAAATCGTTGAACAGGCGCTACAAGATGGTTATCTGACGCCAGCTATGGAAGCGGAAGTGGCACGCATCTGCGACACTGCCGCCGAGCTTTCTATAGAAGAATATATGGCCTTGGATCGGCTGATGGGATCGCTTTTGACTGGAGAAGTGGTTGCAGTACCGCGCAAGCAGTTCATTAACGTGATGGAAGAGTTGGTGCTGTCAGAGGCGATCGCACGGGCGGCCCAAATAGAAGCCACTAGCGATCGCGTCCTTGATGTGGGCGACATTGCCGCTTACGCCCTCAACAGACTACCTCCGTTGTATGCCACTACCGAAGAAGGTGCCAATTATCAGCGCCAGCGTGCCAAAGAAGAACTTCATGATTTAATTAGTCGGCAAGTCAGCGAGGCTATTGCTCGCAACTTAGAGCAACCGGAATTAGACCCCACCCGTCAAGCTCTAGGTGAAAGCACGGGGAGAGATGTACTCAAACGGGTGAGTACTCTGCTGGAGGCTTATGCTCCCGGCTATGAGCAAAAACCATAA
- a CDS encoding M23 family metallopeptidase has protein sequence MSRSTNSPLLKAPRCRNGPLAKSLSVAFVVGLAILGARVRAQEVQVTPANPKLGDTLSVVIQQNPTLSSTPTVRVGDRTYQTFLTRSNNFRALIPTTPLEASGIRQIQVKAGDEVQNLTVQVASRSFPTQRIRLSGGGTEPTQYELNRVSAFKKLITPEKYWNGPFIAPNRGRISTIYGVRRYYNGVFAKDYYHRGVDYAGGYGSPVVAPAAGRVALVGRVSEGFRLHGNAIGIDHGQGVTSIFMHLSRINVQEGDIVGPGQVIGAIGSTGASTGPHLHWGLYVNGECVDPTPWRVQGIE, from the coding sequence ATGTCCCGATCGACTAATTCTCCTCTCTTAAAAGCACCACGATGCCGAAATGGGCCCTTAGCGAAGAGCCTAAGCGTAGCATTCGTTGTCGGTCTTGCTATCCTGGGAGCTAGAGTACGCGCCCAAGAGGTGCAAGTGACACCAGCCAATCCCAAACTAGGCGATACCCTATCGGTGGTCATACAGCAGAATCCGACACTTAGCAGTACTCCCACCGTGAGAGTCGGCGATCGAACCTACCAGACCTTTTTAACTCGATCGAATAACTTTCGCGCTTTGATCCCGACCACACCCTTAGAGGCATCTGGAATTCGCCAAATCCAAGTTAAGGCAGGGGATGAAGTACAAAACCTCACAGTACAGGTAGCCTCCCGCTCCTTCCCCACCCAACGCATCCGGCTATCTGGAGGGGGGACAGAACCGACACAGTATGAACTCAACCGGGTGAGCGCCTTCAAAAAGCTGATCACCCCAGAAAAATACTGGAATGGCCCCTTCATAGCACCAAATCGGGGTAGAATCAGCACCATCTACGGAGTGCGCCGCTACTACAACGGTGTCTTTGCCAAAGACTACTACCATCGAGGCGTGGATTACGCTGGTGGATATGGTTCGCCAGTAGTTGCTCCTGCAGCCGGTAGAGTAGCCTTGGTAGGAAGAGTTTCTGAAGGCTTCCGACTGCATGGTAACGCGATCGGCATCGACCACGGTCAAGGCGTAACCAGCATCTTTATGCACTTGAGCCGCATCAACGTGCAAGAAGGAGATATCGTCGGGCCAGGTCAAGTCATCGGTGCCATAGGTTCTACGGGTGCGTCCACAGGCCCCCATTTACACTGGGGATTGTATGTTAACGGAGAGTGCGTTGACCCAACGCCTTGGCGGGTTCAAGGAATCGAATAG
- a CDS encoding Hfq-related RNA-binding protein, protein MPTGFDTGLPSSRQIQSMIKDQKQAEVKLISGETLSGQIRWQDQFCIGVVDENDRSSIVWRHAIAYVKPK, encoded by the coding sequence ATGCCTACCGGATTCGATACTGGGCTACCCAGCTCTCGTCAAATTCAGTCAATGATTAAAGACCAAAAACAAGCCGAAGTAAAACTCATCAGTGGCGAAACACTAAGCGGACAGATTCGCTGGCAAGATCAATTCTGTATTGGCGTGGTCGATGAAAACGATCGATCGTCGATCGTCTGGCGACACGCGATCGCATACGTAAAGCCAAAATAG
- the dapF gene encoding diaminopimelate epimerase codes for MAIEFTKYHGLGNDFILIDNRTSSSPVLTPEEAVKLCDRHFGIGADGVIFALPGQDGTDYTMRIFNSDGSEPEMCGNGIRCLAQFIAELEGISSQDSEYRIHTLAGVITPKLRLDGQVMVDMGLPRLLAAEIPTTLCSADEKVVNQPLEVDGKSWDVTCVSMGNPHCITFVEDVAAIPLETVGPKFEHHSVFPQRTNTEFIQVVGQDYLKMRVWERGAGVTLACGTGACASLVAGVLTGKCDRKATVELPGGPLEIEWSEVDGRVYMTGPAEKVFTGKI; via the coding sequence ATGGCAATCGAGTTTACTAAGTATCACGGGCTGGGAAATGATTTCATTCTGATTGATAATCGCACTTCATCAAGTCCAGTGCTGACGCCGGAGGAGGCTGTAAAGTTGTGCGATCGGCATTTTGGTATCGGTGCTGATGGTGTAATTTTTGCCTTACCAGGACAAGATGGCACCGACTATACGATGAGAATTTTTAACTCGGATGGCTCAGAACCGGAAATGTGCGGCAACGGTATCCGCTGCTTAGCCCAGTTTATCGCTGAATTAGAGGGAATCTCAAGTCAGGATAGCGAATATCGCATTCACACTCTCGCTGGGGTAATTACACCGAAATTGCGTCTTGATGGTCAAGTCATGGTGGATATGGGACTACCTCGACTGCTAGCTGCTGAAATTCCGACTACGCTTTGTTCTGCCGACGAGAAAGTGGTTAACCAGCCTTTGGAAGTGGATGGAAAATCTTGGGATGTTACCTGCGTCAGTATGGGCAATCCTCACTGTATAACGTTTGTGGAGGATGTGGCAGCTATTCCTTTAGAAACTGTTGGGCCGAAGTTTGAGCATCATTCGGTTTTCCCTCAACGCACAAATACGGAATTTATTCAAGTTGTTGGACAAGATTATCTGAAGATGCGGGTGTGGGAACGCGGTGCTGGGGTAACTTTAGCTTGCGGGACGGGTGCTTGCGCTTCGTTGGTTGCTGGGGTGCTGACGGGAAAGTGCGATCGCAAAGCGACTGTGGAATTACCTGGTGGCCCACTGGAAATTGAATGGTCGGAGGTTGACGGGCGAGTTTACATGACTGGGCCAGCCGAGAAAGTTTTCACAGGCAAGATTTAG
- a CDS encoding tRNA(His) guanylyltransferase Thg1 family protein translates to MDNDNFEKQMRSLEYFHSLRLLPGAWTVVRLDGRGFSRFTESRYQKPFDLKFHELMVQTAKALLEELQGIYAYTESDEISVLFNPDWDLFDRSLEKIVSISASIATATFTHAAQTIVNFDSRVWLAANKSQVVDYFRWRQADATRCALNGWCYWTLRKAGKSVTEATATLENQSVAFKNELLFQNGINFNDLPTWQRRGVGLYWEEYDKEGYNPIENKTVVAKRRRIKVDDELPMKEAYGEFMRRLINTGKVVQNPGNLDD, encoded by the coding sequence ATGGATAACGATAATTTTGAAAAGCAAATGCGATCGCTTGAGTATTTCCACTCCCTGCGCCTGTTACCAGGCGCTTGGACGGTAGTACGCTTAGATGGACGAGGTTTTTCGCGTTTTACCGAGTCTCGCTACCAGAAGCCGTTTGACCTCAAATTCCACGAACTGATGGTACAAACTGCCAAGGCGTTGCTAGAAGAACTCCAAGGCATTTATGCTTATACGGAAAGCGATGAAATCTCCGTGCTGTTTAATCCAGACTGGGATTTGTTCGATCGCAGTTTGGAAAAGATAGTATCTATTTCTGCCAGCATCGCCACCGCCACATTTACCCACGCCGCACAAACTATAGTAAATTTTGATAGCCGCGTTTGGCTGGCTGCAAATAAATCCCAAGTAGTTGATTATTTCCGCTGGCGTCAAGCAGATGCTACCCGTTGCGCCTTGAATGGATGGTGTTATTGGACATTACGAAAAGCTGGTAAAAGCGTTACCGAAGCTACAGCTACGCTTGAAAATCAGTCGGTAGCGTTCAAAAACGAATTATTATTTCAAAATGGGATTAATTTTAACGATTTACCAACTTGGCAGCGGCGAGGAGTTGGTTTATATTGGGAAGAATATGATAAAGAAGGTTACAATCCCATTGAAAATAAAACTGTTGTGGCGAAAAGACGCCGAATTAAGGTGGATGATGAATTGCCGATGAAAGAAGCTTATGGGGAGTTTATGCGGCGTTTGATCAATACTGGTAAAGTGGTTCAAAATCCTGGCAATTTAGATGATTAA
- a CDS encoding AAA family ATPase, translating to MQLVIFVGLQASGKSTFFRTYFATTHQLVSKDMMRNNKNRARRQTQLIEAALQAGGSVVVDNTNPTVEDRASLIQLGKMYCAEIIGYYFKSQVKQCCDRNQQRSGKARVPDVAIYVTIKKLVRPQIAEGFDKLFYVQMTDDSNFEVREWQEGR from the coding sequence ATGCAGTTGGTTATTTTTGTCGGCTTACAAGCTTCGGGAAAAAGTACATTTTTTCGCACTTATTTCGCGACAACGCACCAGCTTGTCAGCAAGGATATGATGCGTAATAACAAGAACCGCGCCAGAAGACAGACACAGTTGATTGAAGCTGCACTTCAGGCGGGAGGTTCAGTAGTCGTAGATAACACCAACCCAACTGTGGAAGATCGCGCATCGCTGATTCAGCTTGGCAAAATGTACTGTGCTGAAATTATCGGTTATTACTTTAAATCCCAGGTAAAGCAATGCTGCGATCGCAACCAGCAACGATCCGGTAAAGCGCGGGTGCCAGATGTGGCAATTTACGTCACAATTAAAAAGCTAGTACGCCCCCAGATCGCCGAAGGTTTCGATAAACTTTTCTACGTCCAGATGACTGATGACTCAAATTTTGAGGTGCGGGAGTGGCAGGAAGGAAGATGA
- a CDS encoding DUF1565 domain-containing protein: MNLRHPCFDRKILSAIQLDTSIPHKMIAKLANQGQQRQFWTLALARDAVAIATLVLATAVTQALANTPAQAETVSQQLAQRRDETPAKSETTQLLVNPTTGNDTTGNGSDRTPFKTITQALRVAGPNTAIVLAPGTYSEETGETFPIALKPGVTIQGDPASKGRNIIIKGGGLFISPTFARQNIAILGADKAGITGVTVTNTNRRGYGLWIESSSPVVTDNTFIGNSHDGISVTGNSATLIRNNYFAENGANGITIYNTSRPEVRENVFEKTGFGINIGQNAAPLLVGNRITENLDGIVVQNKAQPVLRGNTIEGNSRDGIVAIGEARPDLGTAQQPGGNIFRNNRRLDINGKTSSQTIPAFGNQLARNRTTGRLDLAGTAPLDPTPVEVTASGRVQSPPTVISPILSSRETRSTNSFPSNAAVEIPVPPPAAQPVQVNQTQPRVQRRDSRTLPVLPSTTQTGALEITSSIPTPESQRASQPLPSFPSTTEEGTGGNFGSVQPVRQSRGTLPNPGVEAGLLPVPGSEIPMANADNNLPMVPISQDNPRQQQRRYATPPTPRSVPNRAVALGLRYRVVVEAENPRQQRLVRSIVPGAFQTRANGRVMMQVGAYSDRQEAEEMLQKINSNGLTGAIEELQL; the protein is encoded by the coding sequence GTGAATTTAAGACATCCTTGCTTCGATCGCAAAATCTTATCAGCAATCCAGCTGGATACCAGCATCCCGCATAAAATGATCGCAAAATTGGCAAACCAAGGCCAGCAGAGACAATTTTGGACACTAGCATTAGCCAGAGATGCAGTTGCGATCGCTACCCTAGTACTAGCAACCGCAGTAACCCAAGCTTTAGCTAACACCCCGGCGCAGGCGGAAACTGTATCCCAGCAACTAGCCCAGCGTAGAGATGAAACGCCAGCAAAATCCGAAACTACCCAGTTATTGGTTAATCCTACTACTGGTAACGATACTACTGGCAACGGCAGCGATCGCACTCCCTTCAAAACCATTACCCAAGCACTGCGGGTAGCAGGGCCTAATACTGCGATCGTGCTTGCACCGGGCACATATAGCGAAGAAACTGGCGAAACCTTTCCAATTGCGCTAAAACCCGGTGTGACAATTCAGGGCGACCCCGCCAGCAAAGGGCGAAATATCATCATCAAAGGCGGCGGTCTTTTTATCAGCCCCACCTTCGCCCGCCAAAACATCGCCATTCTGGGGGCAGACAAAGCCGGAATTACCGGAGTGACAGTAACCAATACCAACCGAAGAGGCTATGGCTTGTGGATAGAATCCAGTAGCCCGGTGGTAACCGACAATACTTTTATCGGTAATAGCCATGACGGAATCTCAGTTACTGGCAACAGTGCGACTCTGATTCGCAACAATTATTTTGCTGAGAATGGGGCGAATGGAATTACTATTTACAACACCTCGCGGCCAGAAGTGCGAGAAAATGTATTTGAGAAAACTGGATTTGGGATTAACATCGGTCAAAATGCGGCACCGTTGCTAGTTGGCAATCGCATCACCGAAAACCTAGATGGCATAGTAGTTCAAAACAAAGCGCAACCTGTTTTGCGGGGCAATACAATTGAGGGAAACAGCCGAGATGGAATAGTTGCGATCGGCGAAGCACGGCCCGATCTGGGAACAGCCCAGCAGCCCGGAGGCAATATTTTTCGCAACAATCGTCGCCTAGATATTAACGGTAAAACTTCCAGCCAAACTATCCCAGCTTTTGGCAATCAACTAGCTAGGAATCGTACTACCGGACGCCTGGATCTGGCGGGAACAGCCCCCCTAGACCCAACTCCCGTCGAAGTCACGGCATCGGGAAGAGTGCAGTCACCGCCGACAGTTATCTCGCCTATTCTAAGTTCCAGGGAAACGCGATCGACAAATAGCTTCCCATCAAATGCCGCAGTAGAAATTCCAGTACCCCCACCAGCCGCACAGCCTGTACAGGTGAATCAAACTCAACCACGAGTGCAGCGTCGCGACTCTAGGACACTTCCAGTATTGCCGTCTACCACTCAAACAGGCGCATTAGAAATTACTTCCTCTATCCCTACCCCTGAATCCCAGAGGGCATCCCAGCCACTCCCCTCTTTTCCCTCTACAACAGAAGAAGGCACAGGAGGGAATTTTGGTTCGGTACAACCTGTAAGGCAAAGTAGGGGTACGCTGCCCAACCCAGGGGTGGAGGCGGGTCTGCTGCCTGTTCCCGGCTCTGAAATTCCGATGGCCAACGCCGATAATAACCTGCCGATGGTACCGATATCTCAGGATAATCCCCGCCAGCAACAACGCCGTTACGCTACCCCTCCTACCCCGCGTTCGGTGCCCAATCGTGCTGTAGCGCTTGGTTTGCGTTACCGAGTGGTGGTGGAAGCAGAGAATCCGCGTCAGCAGAGACTGGTGCGATCGATCGTTCCCGGTGCTTTTCAGACTCGTGCTAACGGTCGCGTGATGATGCAGGTGGGCGCTTATAGCGATCGTCAAGAAGCTGAGGAAATGCTGCAAAAAATCAACAGCAATGGTTTAACAGGTGCGATCGAAGAGTTACAGTTATGA